From Planctomycetota bacterium:
TGGCCGGCAGGGAATGGACACCAAAGGAGGGCATCGTGAGGATCACCGAGGTGCGCATCAAACTCGTCCCGCGGGCGGCCGACCGCCTGCTGGCATTCGGAGCGATCACGATCGACCATGAATTCGTCGTCCGTGATCTCAAGCTGATCATGGGCCCCCAAGGGCCGTTCGTGGCGATGCCGAGCCGCAAGCTCACCGGCCACTGTCCGAAGTGCAGTCAGAAAAACTCCCTCGGCGCACGGTACTGCAACCAGTGCGGGGGCAGGCAACCGGAGATGCCCCCGCCGAGCGATGCCGAGGGACGCCGTCGCCTCTATGCCGACATCGCCCATCCGATCTCGATCGCCAGCCGGATGACCGTCGAGCGGGTGGTCGTCGAGGAATACGAACGCGAACTGGAGCGCTCACGGCATCCGGGCTACGCCCCGCGTCACGACGACCTCGGCGACGTCGAGTTCCTCGCCCCGGTGCTGTCCCATGGCATGGGCGGACACCCCGGTGCCGAGGCGCCGTCGCGGGCGTGCCCGGCAGGCGCGGAGGGGTCGCAGCCGTCCCGGTGACCCCGGGGCGGCGCGTCAGCCGCCGGCCCGGACGAGTTGGTGGAACGCCGCGGCGAGGCGCCGGGTGACCGGCCCGGGGACGCCGTCGCCGATCGCGCGGCCGTCGAGCTCGACGACCGGGACGACCTCGGCGGCCGTCCCGGTGATGAACATCTCGTCGGCGGTGTAGAGGTCGTGACGGGTGAGCGTCGCCTCGCGGCAGTCGATGCCGGCGGCGACGGCCAGTTCCATCACCGCCCCGCGGGTGATCCCCTCGAGGATCCCGGCGTCGGGAGGGGGGGTGAGAAGGCGGCTGCCGCGGACCACGAACACGTTGTCGGCCGTGCACTCGGCGACTTCACCCTTGTGGTTGAGCATCAGGGCCTCGACGCAGCCGGCCTGCTTCCCCTCGAGCTTGGCCATGATGTTGTTGAGGTAGTTGAGCGACTTGATCCGCGGCGATAGCGCCGCCGGGTGGGAGCGCTGCGTGGCGGCCGTCACCAGCCGCAGACCGCGCTCGACCTGCTCCGCGGGATAGAGGGCGAGCCGGTCGGCGATCACGATCACCTGCGGGGCGCTGGTCCGCGCCGGATCGAGGCCGAGGCTCCCGGCCCCGCGCGTCACGACGACGCGCACGTAGCCGTCCGGCAGGCCGTTGGCGGCGAGCGTCTCGTCGATGGCGCGGCCAAGCACGTCGCGGGCGACGGGGATCTCGAGGCAGATCGCCCGGGCGCTGGCCCACAGCCGGTCGAGGTGCTCGGCGAGGCGGAACACGCGGCCGGAGTAGGCCCGCAAGCCCTCGAACACGCCGTCGCCGTACAGCAGGCCGTGGTCGAAGACGCTCACCCGGGCCTCGGCCTCGGGCACGAGCCGGTCGTTCATGAACACGAGTCGGGACATGGTCCACCCGGCGGATCAGGCGTCCTCGACCCTGCCGGCCGCCAGCCGGACGACGCGATCGGCCCGCGCGGCGATCGCGGGATCGTGCGTGACCAAGACTATAGAAAGGCCGTCGGCGCGGTTCAACTCGACCAGCGCGTCGAGGATCCCCGCGCCGCTGTCGGCGTCGAGGTTGCCGGTCGGCTCGTCGGCGAGGAGCACGCCCGGCCGCGTGACCAGTGCCCGGGCGATCGCCACGCGCTGCATCTCGCCCCCCGACAGCTGCCGGGGCTTGTGGTGGAGCCGCCCGGACAGGCCGAACCGTCCGAGCAGTTCCTCGGCGTCGCGCCGGGCGGCCTGCCGACGGGAGAGCCAGGCGAGGGGCCCGTGGCGCACCAGCAGCGGCGACAGCACGTTTTCCACCGCGTCGAGCTCGGGGAGGAGGTGATACGACTGGAACACCATCCCGATCGCCGTGTTGCGGAGGCGGTCGCGGCGCCCGGCAGGCTGGTCGTCGGCACGGACGCCGTCGAGGAGCACCGCGCCGCCGTCGGGAGCGTCGAGCAGCC
This genomic window contains:
- a CDS encoding ABC transporter ATP-binding protein; the encoded protein is MIDAAPAAIAVEGLVKRYRSGGGTLDVLRGIDLAVAPGEFVAIVGSSGSGKSTLLHLMGLLDAPDGGAVLLDGVRADDQPAGRRDRLRNTAIGMVFQSYHLLPELDAVENVLSPLLVRHGPLAWLSRRQAARRDAEELLGRFGLSGRLHHKPRQLSGGEMQRVAIARALVTRPGVLLADEPTGNLDADSGAGILDALVELNRADGLSIVLVTHDPAIAARADRVVRLAAGRVEDA
- the ilvE gene encoding branched-chain-amino-acid transaminase codes for the protein MSRLVFMNDRLVPEAEARVSVFDHGLLYGDGVFEGLRAYSGRVFRLAEHLDRLWASARAICLEIPVARDVLGRAIDETLAANGLPDGYVRVVVTRGAGSLGLDPARTSAPQVIVIADRLALYPAEQVERGLRLVTAATQRSHPAALSPRIKSLNYLNNIMAKLEGKQAGCVEALMLNHKGEVAECTADNVFVVRGSRLLTPPPDAGILEGITRGAVMELAVAAGIDCREATLTRHDLYTADEMFITGTAAEVVPVVELDGRAIGDGVPGPVTRRLAAAFHQLVRAGG
- a CDS encoding stage V sporulation protein G → MAGREWTPKEGIVRITEVRIKLVPRAADRLLAFGAITIDHEFVVRDLKLIMGPQGPFVAMPSRKLTGHCPKCSQKNSLGARYCNQCGGRQPEMPPPSDAEGRRRLYADIAHPISIASRMTVERVVVEEYERELERSRHPGYAPRHDDLGDVEFLAPVLSHGMGGHPGAEAPSRACPAGAEGSQPSR